A genomic segment from Chitinophaga niabensis encodes:
- a CDS encoding CHAT domain-containing protein — protein MKTIIISFANSSEQPLKSITEEDAGIHTILNENNRGNYNIHRESYATIDNINSAFSIHGSNIGIFHYAGHADQQSLLFNDQAANGKGIAFQLQPSIGSGALKLVILNGCSTGAQVNQLLELGVPAVIATSASINDITAKIFGIELFRNLCQKRMTTRYAFTAALASAQTAATNVSLGLGEPMNRALNIPGEKPREPFWGLFYKKAEAVDSSPIPVEATQTEVAYEPNLQLTQTIFTALVLDGNVPAQQLDERKKQEIIEDNVFQKTIMDVFPHPIAIQLKTLFAAEYGADALKKPGIKRLEQIARVFHITTEFMGIIMISQLWELKITKQVTALPDEISDLMEKYFNLTIHERAVYNYSTLIKAIRKFIDTQANVNYFVTELETLREEDVANKPFGDACEYLSYIRTATYFSISNPNDPPMIQEPEVPQLCLTAEEMLSVFFEKLGFLHRYTLTSIQNIRINKFRHDTSTEFDHQVVKLMNSNASHEVNYYLLAKHLDNSGVILTKQSLNVFNVERRQYKGEELAFLNLSPLVVDINSFESRSDRSNLVFYGNFSGDVYVFRNVSKPDDELNRVEININRKFGRTEQQEQGRYEAVCKQLNAFKEFALHEIIVHP, from the coding sequence ATGAAAACGATTATTATTTCCTTCGCCAACAGTTCGGAGCAGCCACTGAAATCCATTACGGAGGAAGATGCAGGGATTCACACCATCCTTAATGAAAACAACCGCGGGAACTATAATATTCACCGGGAATCTTACGCTACGATAGACAATATTAACAGTGCTTTCAGTATACATGGCAGTAACATCGGCATCTTTCATTATGCCGGGCATGCGGACCAGCAATCCCTTCTCTTTAATGACCAGGCGGCAAATGGCAAAGGCATTGCCTTCCAGTTGCAACCCAGTATCGGCAGCGGTGCTTTAAAACTGGTGATATTGAACGGATGTTCTACCGGCGCGCAGGTAAACCAACTCCTGGAACTGGGCGTCCCTGCTGTAATAGCTACCAGCGCCTCCATCAATGATATCACCGCGAAGATATTTGGCATAGAACTCTTCCGGAACCTCTGCCAGAAAAGAATGACCACGCGTTATGCATTTACGGCTGCATTGGCCAGTGCACAAACCGCTGCCACCAATGTTTCCCTTGGCCTGGGCGAACCCATGAACCGGGCCTTGAACATCCCGGGCGAAAAACCCCGTGAACCTTTCTGGGGCTTATTCTATAAAAAGGCTGAGGCTGTGGACTCTTCCCCCATCCCGGTGGAAGCTACACAAACAGAGGTAGCGTACGAACCTAACCTTCAACTTACCCAAACCATTTTTACGGCTTTGGTATTAGATGGCAATGTTCCCGCTCAGCAATTAGACGAAAGGAAGAAACAGGAGATCATCGAAGACAATGTTTTTCAGAAAACGATCATGGATGTATTCCCCCATCCTATCGCTATACAACTGAAAACCCTGTTTGCAGCAGAATATGGTGCAGATGCCCTGAAAAAACCGGGTATTAAAAGGCTGGAGCAGATAGCCCGCGTATTCCATATCACCACGGAATTCATGGGTATCATTATGATCTCCCAGCTTTGGGAACTGAAGATCACCAAACAGGTAACAGCCCTCCCGGATGAGATCTCGGACCTGATGGAAAAGTACTTCAACCTCACGATCCACGAACGGGCAGTATATAATTACAGCACCCTGATCAAAGCCATCCGTAAATTCATAGATACGCAGGCAAATGTGAATTACTTTGTAACAGAACTGGAAACATTAAGGGAAGAAGATGTTGCGAACAAACCATTCGGAGATGCCTGCGAATACCTTTCCTACATCCGCACTGCTACTTATTTTTCTATTTCCAATCCCAACGATCCGCCCATGATCCAGGAACCGGAAGTACCACAGCTTTGCCTTACCGCAGAAGAGATGTTATCCGTTTTCTTTGAGAAACTGGGCTTCCTGCACCGCTATACACTCACCAGCATTCAGAACATCCGCATCAACAAGTTCCGGCACGATACCAGCACGGAATTCGATCACCAGGTAGTAAAACTAATGAACTCCAATGCAAGCCATGAAGTGAACTACTACCTGCTGGCTAAACACCTGGACAATAGCGGCGTGATCCTCACGAAGCAAAGCCTGAATGTTTTCAATGTAGAAAGAAGGCAATACAAAGGGGAAGAACTGGCCTTCCTCAATCTCTCTCCATTAGTGGTAGACATCAACTCTTTCGAAAGCCGTTCAGACAGGTCTAACCTTGTGTTCTATGGCAACTTCAGCGGGGATGTATATGTTTTCAGGAACGTGAGTAAACCGGATGATGAACTGAACCGCGTAGAGATCAATATCAACCGGAAATTCGGGCGGACGGAGCAGCAGGAACAGGGCCGATATGAAGCCGTCTGCAAACAACTGAATGCCTTCAAAGAATTTGCATTACATGAAATAATCGTGCATCCATAA
- a CDS encoding ATP-binding protein — translation MEKFINSPFKFLDPYGRNDAEIFFGRDEEIKQLYQHIHKNRLVLVYGTSGTGKTSIVQCGLMNRMEDTDWTPFFVRRGENINDSLWKTIEQAITVQEPEVNVANALQGRTNVNTIRPQAATSGFREKIYATLKEINLRYLRPVYLIFDQFEELLIMGSEREKATFISIVDRILSSSDLQFCNLLFIMREEFFAGLSEFEKEIPDFCDRRLRIEPMNPKNVEDVIMRSCRKFNITLEQGNENAKQIINVLTEKNTVSLPYLQIYLDQLWRTVYLNTGFKVVSVGNEYPEININSDIIKNFGRMNDVLNRFIKERITVIQDVLQSEFPDIPPDFVSNALDGFVTPEGTKRPLAYLRINNGIWFTGQVAPYLQNRSGQLMIRCLAELEKNKILRTDGQTYELAHDVLAGLIDNRRTEDQRKAGFTDQQIRSRFNGFKESTSEYLTRKELESYRPYIEQLNLSKEILDFYNVSLATREKEEQDLIDKERKEALETAAREKKLSDLKQRQKKMRWGWVAGGFLLISSTALYFYSETLKKEFNRNESLVYMGYEMKNLQPLEAINLFDPIKEKVFGADTVKVNDKLLEYMQTQSIQSLFSEFNDTLQNPILNLNHIDMSVDGKYLVMVNDGEESGNKMHRYVVMDGKGTRIDTFFNISYAYFTNKPGILLLCNTVPTAAPTEKGSRKKPQRYSAEAQFPQEFTLYDCQLKSERTINLGPKRFLHGAEDVVAGGAYTAFDSYRVRFTAGGNLVIPFIEMNDDGDFTDRVQVRSQQNEEIAVLPSQYTITSAPDHKKFITLYSSPAYINYLDLYDEKGQLLKRTEGVTFADFTEDGDMVWGADNVISLLQGQQVHRFESNNYYTYAYGSSAKNRLIAKTSQGTELINMENNARQMFNETLLATNFDKNAFITLKRDNWAEHHHFAENIPWWQPEWISYSSTNTDTLWRRDLEGKLVAGPFFHKDGFETIQYNKAADELLILTKKNKLLVLNKDLRVKTGLMLTANDRYGMSENGTVLYYVRDQYLSVFKNNLDSLNVFSARKSWLLLKKPPLHMEISRQRRKDLGLRFK, via the coding sequence ATGGAAAAGTTCATCAACAGCCCCTTTAAATTCCTCGATCCTTATGGCCGGAACGATGCGGAAATTTTCTTCGGCAGGGACGAAGAGATCAAACAGTTATATCAACACATTCATAAGAACAGGTTAGTACTCGTTTATGGCACCAGCGGCACGGGTAAAACCAGTATTGTGCAATGCGGCCTGATGAACCGGATGGAAGATACAGACTGGACGCCTTTTTTTGTACGCCGCGGGGAAAACATCAACGATTCCCTCTGGAAAACCATTGAACAGGCCATTACCGTACAGGAACCGGAAGTAAATGTTGCCAATGCCCTGCAAGGCAGAACAAATGTAAACACCATCCGTCCACAGGCAGCCACTTCCGGTTTTCGCGAAAAGATCTATGCTACCCTCAAAGAGATCAATCTCCGGTACTTAAGACCGGTATACCTCATCTTCGACCAGTTTGAAGAACTGCTGATCATGGGCAGCGAAAGAGAGAAAGCTACTTTCATCAGTATTGTAGACAGGATACTCTCCTCTTCCGACCTGCAATTCTGCAACCTGTTGTTCATTATGCGGGAAGAATTCTTTGCAGGGCTCAGTGAATTTGAAAAAGAGATCCCCGACTTCTGTGACCGGCGTTTGCGCATAGAACCCATGAACCCCAAGAACGTGGAAGATGTGATCATGCGCTCCTGCAGAAAATTCAATATCACACTGGAACAGGGCAATGAAAATGCCAAACAGATCATCAATGTACTGACGGAAAAGAACACGGTATCCCTGCCCTATTTGCAGATCTACCTGGACCAGCTATGGCGCACCGTTTACCTGAATACGGGTTTTAAAGTGGTATCCGTAGGAAATGAATACCCGGAGATCAATATCAATAGCGATATCATTAAGAACTTCGGGCGGATGAATGATGTGCTGAACCGTTTCATTAAAGAACGGATCACAGTGATACAGGATGTGCTGCAAAGTGAGTTCCCGGATATTCCGCCGGATTTTGTAAGTAATGCACTGGATGGATTTGTAACCCCGGAAGGTACCAAACGGCCGTTAGCTTACCTCCGTATTAATAACGGCATCTGGTTTACAGGGCAGGTGGCACCCTATCTGCAAAACCGCTCCGGGCAACTGATGATCCGCTGCCTGGCGGAATTAGAAAAGAACAAGATCCTCCGTACAGATGGCCAGACGTATGAGCTGGCCCATGATGTACTCGCAGGGCTTATTGATAACAGGAGAACAGAAGATCAGCGGAAAGCAGGTTTCACAGACCAGCAGATCCGCAGCCGTTTCAATGGTTTCAAAGAATCAACCAGTGAATACCTTACGCGGAAAGAGCTCGAATCTTACCGGCCTTATATAGAACAACTGAACCTTTCAAAGGAGATCCTGGATTTTTATAACGTAAGCCTTGCCACCCGTGAAAAAGAAGAGCAGGACCTGATCGATAAAGAACGAAAGGAAGCATTGGAAACAGCAGCACGGGAAAAGAAACTCTCCGATCTCAAACAGCGGCAGAAGAAAATGAGATGGGGCTGGGTGGCAGGCGGTTTCCTGCTGATCTCTTCCACAGCTCTTTATTTTTACTCTGAAACGCTGAAAAAGGAGTTTAACCGGAATGAAAGCCTGGTGTACATGGGCTATGAGATGAAAAACCTGCAGCCCCTGGAAGCCATCAACCTCTTTGATCCGATCAAGGAAAAGGTGTTCGGGGCCGATACGGTAAAGGTGAATGACAAACTGCTGGAATATATGCAGACGCAGAGCATACAGAGTTTGTTCAGCGAGTTCAATGATACATTGCAGAACCCGATCCTGAACCTGAACCATATTGATATGTCTGTAGACGGGAAGTACCTGGTGATGGTGAATGATGGGGAAGAAAGCGGGAACAAAATGCATCGTTATGTGGTAATGGATGGCAAGGGTACGCGGATAGATACATTCTTCAATATCTCTTATGCTTATTTTACCAATAAACCGGGCATACTGTTATTATGTAATACTGTACCTACGGCAGCACCCACGGAAAAGGGAAGCAGAAAGAAACCGCAGCGTTATTCTGCTGAAGCACAATTTCCGCAGGAGTTCACCCTGTATGACTGCCAGTTGAAAAGCGAACGTACCATCAACCTTGGGCCTAAACGTTTCCTGCATGGCGCGGAAGATGTAGTGGCAGGAGGAGCTTATACCGCCTTTGATTCTTACCGGGTGAGGTTCACAGCCGGCGGGAACCTGGTTATTCCCTTCATTGAAATGAATGATGATGGCGATTTTACAGACAGGGTGCAGGTACGCTCCCAGCAGAATGAAGAGATTGCGGTACTGCCTTCTCAATATACCATCACTTCTGCCCCCGATCATAAAAAATTCATTACGCTGTATAGTTCGCCGGCTTATATCAATTACCTGGACCTCTATGATGAAAAAGGGCAATTGCTGAAAAGAACAGAAGGGGTAACCTTTGCGGATTTCACGGAAGACGGGGATATGGTCTGGGGAGCGGATAATGTTATATCCTTATTGCAAGGGCAGCAGGTACACAGGTTTGAAAGCAATAACTACTACACCTATGCTTACGGGAGTTCTGCTAAAAACAGGCTGATTGCTAAAACGAGCCAGGGAACAGAACTGATCAATATGGAAAATAACGCGCGGCAGATGTTTAATGAAACCCTGCTGGCTACCAACTTTGATAAAAACGCTTTTATCACGCTCAAGCGGGATAACTGGGCGGAGCATCATCATTTTGCCGAAAATATTCCCTGGTGGCAACCGGAGTGGATCAGTTACAGTTCTACTAATACGGATACCTTATGGCGGAGGGACCTTGAAGGAAAACTTGTTGCAGGGCCGTTCTTTCATAAGGATGGGTTTGAGACCATACAGTACAATAAAGCAGCTGATGAACTGCTGATCCTCACCAAAAAGAATAAATTACTGGTATTGAATAAAGACCTGCGTGTTAAAACCGGGCTGATGTTAACTGCAAATGACCGCTATGGTATGTCTGAGAACGGAACAGTGCTTTACTATGTGCGGGACCAGTACCTGAGTGTGTTTAAAAACAACCTGGATTCCCTGAATGTGTTCAGTGCGAGGAAATCGTGGTTGTTGCTGAAGAAACCTCCGCTTCATATGGAGATATCCAGGCAGCGGCGGAAGGATTTGGGGTTAAGGTTTAAGTAG
- a CDS encoding MutS-related protein gives MSFIVDKQTLNDLNIPGKYKGNSIFNLFDHTHTRGGVRLLEALFQKPLSDAEAINSRSSIFQYFQANEVEFPVGKDLLDQVEHYLSGSSGSNIAGAAFMILQKKVLDRITAKDEYKTIRAGIVAMIGFINRMNDFFCRLDTIKAGGPYQETVQAMKHLFNSSALKNMLSESGASVLSLAKVIRYDYILRHLCQEELKKVMQVLYETDVYITVAKIARARKFVYARAVPFAEGKNHIYINNVFHPQVPGAIANSAHVDHGHNLIFLTGANMAGKSTFMKSFGIAVYLAHMGFPVAAEEMTFSVQDGMYTSINVPDNLDMGYSHFYAEVLRVKHVADEVSAAKNMVIIFDELFKGTNVKDAYDATVAVTEAFSENRNCSFIVSTHIVEAGETLQQHCSNMQFVYFPTVMNKEVPAYTYKLEKGISNDRHGMMIIKKERIVEIIKGAALQDLDTACQ, from the coding sequence ATGAGCTTTATAGTAGATAAACAAACGCTGAACGACCTTAATATACCGGGTAAATATAAAGGCAACTCTATATTTAATTTGTTCGATCATACGCATACCCGGGGAGGGGTACGGCTGTTGGAAGCGCTGTTTCAGAAACCACTTTCTGATGCTGAAGCTATCAATTCCCGTAGCAGTATATTTCAGTATTTTCAGGCAAACGAAGTGGAATTTCCTGTGGGCAAAGACCTGCTTGACCAGGTTGAACATTATTTAAGTGGCAGTTCCGGCAGCAATATCGCCGGAGCTGCATTCATGATCCTGCAGAAAAAAGTACTGGACCGCATTACAGCAAAAGACGAATACAAAACAATACGGGCAGGGATTGTAGCAATGATCGGATTCATAAATCGTATGAACGACTTCTTTTGCAGGCTGGATACAATAAAGGCAGGAGGGCCATACCAGGAAACCGTACAGGCAATGAAACACCTTTTTAATAGTTCAGCGCTTAAGAACATGTTGTCAGAAAGTGGAGCATCTGTATTATCACTGGCAAAGGTGATCAGGTACGACTATATTTTAAGGCATCTCTGCCAGGAAGAGCTTAAAAAGGTAATGCAGGTTTTGTATGAAACTGATGTTTATATCACCGTTGCAAAAATAGCCAGGGCCCGCAAGTTTGTTTACGCCAGGGCTGTTCCTTTTGCAGAAGGGAAGAACCATATTTACATTAATAACGTTTTTCATCCCCAGGTACCTGGGGCTATTGCCAATAGTGCTCATGTAGATCATGGGCATAACTTAATTTTCCTTACCGGTGCAAATATGGCAGGGAAATCAACCTTCATGAAATCTTTTGGTATTGCCGTGTATCTTGCGCATATGGGATTTCCTGTCGCTGCGGAAGAGATGACCTTTTCAGTACAGGATGGCATGTATACTTCTATTAATGTGCCCGATAACCTGGATATGGGATACAGTCATTTCTATGCAGAAGTACTCCGGGTAAAACATGTTGCCGATGAAGTAAGCGCTGCTAAGAACATGGTGATCATTTTTGATGAATTGTTTAAAGGCACCAATGTAAAGGATGCCTATGATGCTACTGTAGCAGTTACTGAAGCCTTTTCCGAAAACAGGAACTGCAGCTTTATTGTTTCTACACATATTGTAGAAGCCGGAGAAACGCTGCAGCAACATTGTTCAAATATGCAGTTTGTTTACTTCCCGACTGTCATGAATAAAGAAGTGCCGGCTTATACCTATAAACTGGAAAAGGGGATCTCAAATGACCGGCACGGTATGATGATCATTAAAAAGGAACGTATTGTAGAGATTATTAAGGGGGCTGCTTTGCAGGACCTGGATACAGCCTGCCAGTGA
- a CDS encoding caspase family protein — translation MQQCTLYATFVGINAYPEGQLSGCIADVLDLDLLLREQIAQQKEVVYKPQYFLAPNEADKTRLAEYPTQLDYKSPTFANITKEAFRHFKDAKKGDICLFYYSGHGSQIDAPSVFHFSKPDQQNETIVCVDSRDPAEPEARDIIDKELAYLIWQAFDKKESHNLVIMDCCHSGNNTRSLMKTAPEVKFRFIPSSRNKIPFESYIGYGDGAFYTVEDGNAKIKTPRYVHLASCRDDEKAQETMGGGLFTVKLLEALRAGGTAKSYRNLMQSLAITVGNRADKQTPVAFSQEDKDLDQQFLSSSIIPYKPTFEVRGGRSWKMFGGAIHSLTAGTKVRVTDGELTADVALLEVFPTHSILDPTGMRAFDTDTETAKAIVLKVPEPFMKVSVKVKDPKPLKDAYRHPYFTLLFEENAPGAQYIIQTLEDGQYALFAVNGTTPLFKREHDPAEFLENVNKVGNWLNAVELKNIDPAFTKDDFIFEWQVIEGVEDVDAVKEELKPQAEGVTLHYRNGFSPAFRLKISISPKAAFTSCYIKALYLDSTYGINGDLIRDDNNQLEGGNGIFLSYAIGTETFVTLPVILEKKYSLYNINEAIDLLKIVVSDTRMNLDQYNQETLELDDPNGGTRAIDVTRTRAGKTVEQPRWSIFTFDIKCVGEQKEQILKPGAKVDFAGFTVETPDGISAKAFALTAADQQQAFEEVKTRSADVAPGFKPSANIWGEALTDTPFAHIQALELFPEGGKLEIQEGKPLIIRPNAPRTATRSLGDDKLEEIIIPYGYDSNLQMYIPLGYADDKGNIFIEQLPPETPGQLRPDAVNTRSLGSSVKLFFKKIFRPKEVNKLVLYALENKAWVEQKNMDKLSSGGKAVLLIHGIIGDTKYMVEVFKEHAAGIDFILTYDYENLSTAVSQTAEILHNKLKAAGFGGAGKMPELSIVAHSMGGLVSRWLIEQVPGVNYVKRLILVGSPCGGSEMAKLGVSAFGLLTQALNVTGPVKYAITGLSYLLKHLKLHPGTTLQELSPGSDLLQKLSLSGMADKVQYHIIGGNTDLLKDYNGDDFFLKRIAASLKDKILYPGLSFALYEKEPNDMAVTLKSMQAIHQLDATAQVQIVASNHLTYFREGESLTKLLKLI, via the coding sequence ATGCAACAGTGCACATTGTATGCCACCTTCGTTGGTATAAATGCTTACCCCGAAGGGCAGCTCAGCGGCTGTATTGCCGACGTGCTGGACCTCGATCTCTTATTGCGGGAACAGATCGCACAGCAGAAAGAGGTGGTGTATAAACCTCAGTATTTCCTTGCACCAAATGAGGCGGACAAAACACGGCTGGCAGAATATCCCACACAATTGGATTATAAATCTCCCACCTTCGCCAACATTACCAAAGAGGCTTTCCGGCATTTCAAAGACGCAAAAAAAGGCGATATCTGCCTCTTCTATTATAGCGGCCATGGCTCACAAATAGATGCGCCTTCCGTGTTCCATTTTTCTAAACCGGATCAGCAGAACGAAACCATCGTATGTGTGGATAGTCGCGATCCCGCAGAGCCAGAGGCCCGCGACATTATAGATAAAGAACTCGCCTACCTCATCTGGCAGGCCTTCGATAAAAAGGAATCGCATAACCTGGTGATCATGGATTGCTGTCATTCCGGGAACAATACCCGCTCCCTGATGAAAACAGCGCCTGAGGTGAAGTTCCGCTTCATCCCTTCCAGCCGGAATAAAATACCTTTTGAATCCTACATCGGTTATGGTGATGGTGCTTTTTATACGGTAGAAGATGGCAACGCGAAGATTAAAACGCCCCGTTACGTACATTTAGCCTCCTGCCGCGACGATGAAAAAGCACAGGAAACAATGGGCGGTGGCCTGTTCACCGTAAAACTCCTGGAAGCATTAAGGGCCGGGGGAACGGCTAAAAGTTACCGCAACCTCATGCAAAGCCTTGCTATTACAGTAGGCAACAGGGCAGATAAACAAACCCCCGTGGCATTTTCGCAGGAAGATAAAGATCTGGACCAGCAATTCCTGTCTTCTTCCATCATTCCTTATAAACCTACTTTTGAAGTAAGGGGAGGAAGGAGCTGGAAGATGTTCGGCGGCGCCATACACAGTTTAACTGCTGGCACAAAAGTACGGGTAACGGATGGAGAACTCACAGCGGACGTGGCTTTGCTGGAAGTATTTCCTACCCATTCCATATTAGATCCCACCGGTATGAGGGCCTTTGATACAGACACAGAAACCGCTAAAGCGATTGTGCTGAAGGTTCCGGAGCCTTTTATGAAAGTTTCAGTAAAAGTGAAAGATCCCAAACCCCTGAAAGATGCTTATCGTCATCCATATTTCACTTTGCTGTTTGAAGAGAATGCCCCAGGTGCGCAATATATTATTCAAACCCTTGAGGATGGCCAGTATGCATTGTTTGCTGTCAATGGCACCACACCTTTGTTTAAAAGAGAGCATGATCCCGCTGAATTCCTGGAGAATGTGAACAAAGTAGGTAACTGGCTGAATGCTGTTGAACTGAAGAACATAGATCCTGCATTTACAAAAGATGATTTCATTTTTGAATGGCAGGTCATTGAAGGAGTAGAAGATGTGGATGCTGTGAAGGAGGAATTGAAACCACAGGCAGAAGGTGTAACACTGCATTACAGGAATGGTTTCTCTCCGGCATTCCGGCTGAAGATCTCGATCAGTCCAAAAGCTGCATTCACTTCCTGCTATATCAAAGCATTATACCTGGATAGCACTTATGGTATTAATGGAGACCTCATCCGTGATGATAACAATCAGCTGGAAGGTGGCAATGGCATCTTTTTATCTTATGCAATAGGAACAGAAACATTTGTTACGCTGCCAGTGATCCTGGAAAAAAAGTACAGCTTATACAATATCAACGAGGCCATTGATCTTTTAAAGATCGTAGTGTCTGATACCAGGATGAACCTGGATCAATACAATCAGGAAACACTTGAGCTGGATGATCCCAACGGAGGCACACGTGCTATTGATGTAACCCGGACAAGAGCCGGTAAAACCGTAGAGCAACCCAGGTGGTCCATTTTCACTTTTGATATCAAATGTGTAGGTGAACAGAAGGAACAAATCCTGAAGCCGGGTGCCAAAGTTGACTTTGCCGGCTTCACCGTGGAAACACCGGATGGCATTTCTGCAAAAGCATTTGCCCTCACCGCAGCAGATCAGCAACAGGCATTTGAAGAAGTGAAAACCCGCAGCGCTGATGTGGCACCGGGTTTTAAGCCATCTGCCAATATCTGGGGAGAAGCTTTAACAGATACTCCCTTTGCACATATCCAGGCATTGGAACTATTCCCGGAAGGAGGTAAGTTGGAAATTCAGGAAGGCAAACCATTGATCATCCGGCCTAATGCTCCCCGCACAGCTACCCGTTCCCTGGGAGATGATAAACTTGAGGAAATAATCATCCCCTACGGTTACGATAGTAACCTGCAAATGTATATCCCCCTGGGGTATGCGGATGACAAAGGGAATATCTTCATAGAACAGCTGCCACCGGAAACGCCGGGCCAGTTAAGACCAGATGCCGTAAACACCCGCAGCCTGGGTTCTTCTGTTAAGTTGTTCTTCAAAAAGATCTTCCGCCCTAAGGAGGTGAACAAGCTTGTATTGTACGCCCTGGAAAACAAAGCGTGGGTGGAACAAAAGAACATGGATAAATTATCCAGCGGTGGCAAAGCCGTATTGCTTATACATGGCATTATCGGCGATACGAAGTATATGGTGGAAGTATTCAAGGAACATGCAGCAGGAATTGATTTCATTCTCACCTATGATTATGAAAATCTTTCCACCGCGGTTTCTCAAACAGCTGAAATTTTACACAACAAACTAAAGGCTGCCGGTTTCGGAGGAGCAGGAAAAATGCCGGAACTCAGTATTGTAGCCCATTCCATGGGAGGCCTTGTTTCCCGCTGGCTGATAGAACAGGTACCCGGTGTAAATTATGTAAAACGATTGATACTCGTTGGCTCTCCCTGTGGAGGATCTGAAATGGCGAAGCTGGGCGTGTCTGCATTCGGGCTGCTTACACAGGCGTTGAATGTTACCGGTCCTGTTAAGTATGCTATTACCGGTTTGTCTTATCTTCTGAAACATTTAAAACTGCATCCCGGAACAACGCTGCAGGAGTTAAGTCCCGGTTCTGATCTGTTGCAGAAATTATCCCTCTCTGGTATGGCAGACAAAGTGCAGTATCATATCATCGGTGGCAATACGGACCTGTTAAAGGATTACAACGGGGATGATTTCTTCCTGAAAAGGATAGCTGCTTCCCTGAAAGATAAAATACTGTACCCCGGTCTCTCTTTCGCCCTGTACGAAAAAGAGCCGAACGATATGGCCGTTACCCTGAAAAGTATGCAGGCCATTCATCAGCTGGATGCAACGGCGCAGGTACAGATCGTAGCCAGCAATCACCTCACCTATTTCCGCGAAGGAGAGAGCCTCACTAAATTATTGAAACTGATCTAA